Within Protaetiibacter intestinalis, the genomic segment GTCACGGCGCGCTCGGCGCCCATGAGGCGCAGCATCGCGGCAATCGCCTCTCCCTCGCGGATGATCACCCGGTGCACACCGCGCACCTCGCGTGCCTTGGCGGGCACCTTGAGGCGCCCGGCGGCGCCGACCAGCGCCATCGCGGCCTCGTTACCGGGGCAGGTGACCTCGAGCGCTGCCGACCGGCCGGGGTCGGTGAGGGTGCCGCGGGCGAGGAACGCCCCCCGCCAGATCGCCGCGAGGTCCTCGCGTGAGCCGGTCGTGAGCCGGTTCGGCAGGCCGCGTACCGGGCGGCGGCGCGCATCCAGGAGTCCGGTCTGGCGCGCGAGCGTCTCGCCGCCGTCGACCACCCGCACGACGAACGTCGTGGTCTTCTGCGGGCCGGACCCGCCGATGAGCTTCCCCTCGCTGCGCACGCCGTACAGCTCGGCGAGGTCGCGGCGCACGCGCTGCGCGACCGTCTGCGAGTCGAGCTCCGCCTCGACCGCGATGCGGCCGGAGATGATGTGCAGACCGCCGGAGAAGCGCAGCAGCGCCGCGAGCTCGGCCGCGCGCACGCTCGTCTTGCCGACTTCGACGGAGACGAGCTCCTCCTTGACGTCAGCCGTCAGTGCCACGCGCTCATTCCTCGTTCTCTTCTCGGATCCCTGCGGTCATCGCTCACTCGCGCCCGAGGTCGCGATGCCGAACGGCGACGGACACCCCGGGGAGTTCACGGAGGCGGCGTGCCACCTCCTCGACGATCGCCACGGACCGGTGCTTGCCGCCTGTGCATCCTACGGCGATCGTAGCGTGGCGCTTGTTCTCGCGCCGATAGCCGTCGACGACGACCGCCAGGGCGGCGACATAGTGCGTCACGAACTCGTCGACGCCCTCCTGGGCGAGCACGTAGTCGCTCACCCGCGCGTCGAGTCCGGTGAGCGGCGCGAGCTCGCCCACCCAGAACGGGTTCGGCAGGAAGCGCATGTCGGCCACCATGTCGGCATCTGCGGGCAGTCCGTACTTGAAGCCGAAGCTCATCACGGTGAGCTTGACGCGCGGCGTCGACTCGCCCCCGAACAGCTCGGCGACACGGGTGGCGAGCTGGTGGACGTTGAGCTGCGAGGTGTCGATGACGACGTCGCTCTGCTCGCGCAGGCCCGTCATCCGACCGCGCTCGGCGACGATGCCGTCGAGGAGCGTGCCGTCGCCCTGCAGCGGATGCGGTCGCCGCACCTGCTCGAAGCGCCGCACGAGGGCGTCGTCGGACGCGTCGAGGAACACCACCCGGGCGCTGCCGGCGGACTGGAGCTCGGCGACGCTCGCCTGGGCGTCTTCGAAGAGACGTCCCCCGCGCACGTCGACGACGGCCGCGATCTTCGGGATCGCCTCCCCCGTGTGGGCGCCGAGATCGACGAGCGGGCGGAGCATCTGCGGGGGCAGATTGTCGACGACGTACCACCCGAGATCCTCGAGGGCGTTCGCGACCGTGGAACGGCCGGCACCCGACATGCCCGTCACGACGAGCAGTTCCCGCCCGTCGTCCCCGTCGCTCATGCCTCGCCGTCTTCCCGTCGTCGCCCGCCTCCCAGCCTAGCCACGATGGCGGTCGCGAGTTGGGGCCCGATCCCCCGCACCTCGGCGATCTCGGCCTCATCGGCGGCCTTCAGCCGGGCGACCGAGCCGAAGTGCCGCAGCAGCTCGCGCGAGCGCGCGGGCCCGAGGCCGGGGATCTCGGCGAGCACGGTGCCGATGTCGGCGCGCCGCTTCTGGCGCTGGAAGGTGATCGCGAAACGGTGCGCCTCGTCGCGGATGCGCTGCACCAGGAAGAGGGCCTCGCTGCCGCGCGGCAGGATCACGGGGAACGGGTCGTCGGGGAGCCACAGCTCCTCGAGCCGCTTGGCGATGCCCACGAGCGGGATGTCGTCGATCCCGAGCTCGTCGAGCACCGCGGCCACCGCCTGCACCTGCGGCTGGCCCCCGTCGACGATGAGCAGTCCGGGACGGTACGCGAAGCGCCGCCGCGGCCGGGCGCCCTCCTCCGCCTCCGTCGGGGTCTCGTCCTCGTCGAGCCGCGCGAGGCGCCGACGCAGCACCTGGGCGAGCGATTCGGTGTCGTCGTTCGTGTCGTGCACGGCGAACTTGCGGTAGTCGGACTTCTTCGGAAGCCCGTCCTCGAACACCACCATCGACGCGACGACGTTGGTGCCGCCGAGGTGCGAGACGTCGTAGCACTCCATGCGCAGCGGGGCCTCGTCGAGCCCGAGCGCCTCCTGCAGTTCGCCGAGAGCCTGGCTGCGGGCCACGTAATCCGCCGTGCGCCGCGTCTTGTAGAGCGCGAGCGCCTGCTTCGCGTTGAGCGAGGCCGTCTGCAGCAGTGCCGCCTTCTCGCCGCGCTTCGCGGTCTTGAGCGCCACGGCACCGCGCTCCCGGCGATCGCCGAGCCACTGCTCGAGCGCGGGGGCGTCGTCGGGCAGCACGGGCACGACGATCTCGCGGGGCGGCTGCTCCGTCTCGTAGGCGGTCTCGATCACCGATTCGACGAGCTCGCCCGAGCTGATGTCGAGCTCCTTGTCCACGACCCAGCTGCGCACCCCGCGGATGCGGCCGCCGCGCACCACGAACTGCTGCACCGCGGCGGCCAGCTCGTCCTCCTCGATGCCGAAGACGTCGACGTCCGTCGCCTCGGCGAGCACGACGGCGCTCTTCTCGAGCACGTTCTCGAGCGCCTGGATGCGGTCGCGGATCTTCGCGGCGCGCTCGTATTCGAAGGCGGTCGCCGCATCCTTCATCTCCCGCTGCAGCAGCGTGATGACGCTGCGGTCGTGGCTCGCCATGAACGCCACGAACTGGTCGACGATCTCGCGGTGCTCCTCGATCGTCACCCTCTGCGAGCACGGGCCGCCGCAGCGCCCGATCTGGCCCGGGAAGCAGGGGCGTCCGCTCTGCATCGCGCGCTTGTAGCTCGCATCCGAGCAGGTGCGGATCGGGAACGCCTTGATCATCAGGTCGATGGTCTCGCGCACCGCCCACACCTTCGGGTACGGGCCGAAGTAGCGCGCCCCCGGAATACGGCGGTTGCGGGTGACCATGACCCGCGGTGCCTCGTCGGCGAGCGTGACGACCATGTACGGGTAGCTCTTGTCGTCGCGGAACTTGACGTTGTACGGCGGCGAGAACTCCTTGATCCAGGTGTACTCCAGCTGCAACGCCTCGACGTCGCTGCCGACGACCGTCCACTCGACCTTCGATGCCGCCAGCACCATATGCCGGGTGCGCTCGTGCAGGCTGCGCAGCGGCTGGAAGTAGTTCGAGAGGCGCTGGCGGAGGTTCACGGCCTTGCCGACGTAGAGGATGCGGCCGGCGGCATCCGAGAAGCGGTAGACCCCGGGCGCCGCGGGGATCTCGCCGGCCTTCGGTCGCCAGGGCAGCACGTCGGCGCGCGGCGACGGGCTCACGGGGTCAGCCCGCCTTCCGGCGTCCCCGCCCGGCCGCCTCGGACTCGAGGAGCTCCGCGAGGAAGCGCCCGGTGTGGCTCGCCGCGTTCCGCGCGACCTGCTCTGGCGTGCCGGTGGCGATCACCTGGCCACCGCCCGATCCGCCCTCGGGACCGAGGTCGATGATCCAGTCGGCGCTCTTGATGACGTCGAGGTTGTGCTCGATCACGATGACCGAGTTGCCCTTGTCGACGAGCCCGTTCAGCACCTCGAGCAGCTTCCGCACGTCTTCGAAGTGCAGGCCCGTGGTCGGTTCGTCGAGCACGTAGATCGAGCGGCCGTTGGAGCGCTTCTGCAGCTCGGTCGCGAGCTTCACGCGCTGCGCCTCGCCGCCGGAGAGGGTCGTCGCGCTCTGGCCGAGGCGCACGTAGCCGAGCCCGACATCCACGAGGGTCTTGAGGTAGCGATGGATGGCCGTGATCGGCTCGAAGAACTCGGCCGCCTCGGCGATCGGCATGTCGAGCACCTCGGCGATGTTCTTGCCCTTGTAGTGCACCTGCAGGGTGTCGCGGTTGTAGCGCGCGCCGTGGCACACCTCGCACACGACGTACACGTCGGGCAGGAAGTTCATCTCGATCTTGATGGTGCCGTCACCCGAGCAGTTCTCACAGCGTCCGCCCTTGACGTTGAAGCTGAACCGGCCGGGCTGATAGCCGCGCGCCTTCGCCTCGATCGTCTCCGAGAACAGGGTGCGGATGCGGTCGAAGACGCCCGTGTAGGTCGCCGGGTTCGAGCGCGGGGTGCGGCCGATGGGGGCCTGATCCACGTGCACGACCTTGTCGAGGTGCTCGAGCCCCGTCACGCGCTTGTGCTTGCCGGGCACCTGACGGGCGCCGTTCAGCTGGTTGGCGAGCACCTTGTAGAGGATGTCGTTGACGAGGCTCGACTTGCCCGAGCCGGAGACGCCCGTGACGGCGACAAAGGCGCCGAGCGGGAAGCTCACGGTCACGTTCTGCAGGTTGTTGGCCTGAGCGCCCTCCACCGTCAGCTGCCGCTTCTTGTCGATCGGGCGCCGCTTCGCGGGCATCGCGATCGCCCGGCGCCCCGCCAGGTAGTCCCCCGTGACGGAGGCGTGGTTGTCGAGCAGCGCCTCGTAGCCGCCCGAGTGCACCACGCGGCCACCGTGCTCTCCCGCGCCCGGGCCGATGTCGACGATCCAGTCGGCGGTGCGGATGGTGTCCTCGTCGTGCTCGACGACGATGAGCGTGTTGCCGAGGCTCTTGAGCTTCACGAGCGTGTCGATCAGTCGGCGGTTGTCGCGCTGATGCAGGCCGATCGAGGGCTCGTCGAGCACGTAGAGCACGCCCGTGAGCCCCGAGCCGATCTGGGTCGCGAGGCGGATGCGCTGGGCCTCGCCGCCCGAGAGCGTCGCCGCCGCGCGCGCCATCGTCAGGTATCCGAGACCGACCTCGAGCAGGAACTCGAGCCGCAGACGGATCTCGCGCAGCACCTGCGCGGCGATCCGCGCCTCGCGCTCGGTGAGCTCGAGCCGCTGCATGAACTCGTACGCGGTCACCAGGCTGAGCTCGGCGACATCCGAGATGCTCTCCCCCGCGACGCGCACCGCGAGCACCTCGGGCTTCAGCCGCTTGCCCGCGCAGACCGGGCACGGCACCTCGCGCAGGTACTCGCCGTAGCGCTGCTGCGACCAGTCGGACTCGGCCTCGTGGTACTTGCGCTCGATGTAGGGCATGACGCCCTCGAAGCCCGTCGAGTACTTCATCGTGCGGCCGAAGCGGTTGCGCCACTGCACGACGACCTCGAAGTCGTTGCCCTGCAGGATCGCCGCGCGCACCTCGTCCGGCAGTTCGCCCCACGGGGTGTCGAGCGAGAAGTCGAGGTCGCGCGCGAGCCCCTGCAGCAGTCGCTGGAAGTAGCTGTAGAGACCCTTGCCGCCCTGGTTCCAGGGGAGGATGACGCCCTCGTTGAGGCTGAGCTCCGGGTCGCCGATCACGAGATCCGTGTCGACCGCCATCTTCGTGCCGAGGCCCGAGCACTCGGGGCAGGCGCCGAACGGCGCGTTGAACGAGAAGGTGCGCGGCTCGATCTCGGTGAGCTGGATGGGGTGGCCGTTCGGGCACGACAGCTTCTCGCTGAACGAGCGGCGGCGGGTCTTCGCGGTGGGCTCCTCGTCGACGAAGTCGATCTCGAGTACCCCGCCCGCGAGGCCGAGCGCGGTCTCGACGGAGTCGGTGACGCGCGTGAGCAGCTCGTCGGAGGCGACGAGCCGGTCGATCACGACGGCGATGTCGTGCTTGTACTGCTTCTTGAGCGCGGGGGGCTCGGCCAGCTGCACGAGCTCGCCGTCGACGATCGCCCGGGAGTAGCCGGATGCCGAGAGCTCCTTGAAGAGGTCGACGAACTCGCCCTTCTTCTGCGAGACGACGGGCGCCAGCACCTGATAGCGGGTGCCGGTCGGCAGCTCCATGAGCTGGTCGGCGATCTGCTGCACCGTCTGGCGCTGGATCCTCTCGCCGCAGACCGGGCAGTGCGGCTCGCCGATGCGCGCCCACAGCAGACGCATGTAGTCGTAGATCTCGGTGATCGTGCCGACCGTGGAGCGCGGGTTGCGGTTGGTCGACTTCTGGTCGATCGAGACGGCCGGGCTCAGGCCCTCGATGAAGTCGACGTCGGGGCGGTCCACCTGCCCGAGGAACTGGCGGGCGTAGGCGGACAGCGACTCGACGTAGCGGCGCTGGCCCTCGGCGAAGATCGTGTCGAACGCGAGGCTCGACTTGCCGGACCCCGACAGCCCCGTGAAGACGACGAGCGCATCCCGAGGGATCTCGAGGTCGACGTCCTTCAGATTGTGGACGCGTGCGCCTCGGACGCTGAGCTTCTGGCTCCCGGAGACAGGGGTGATCGACACTGAACCCATTCTACGGGCGGCCTCCGACACGCGCTCGGGCGCTAGCGCACGTGCCCGACCGACTCCATC encodes:
- the whiA gene encoding DNA-binding protein WhiA translates to MALTADVKEELVSVEVGKTSVRAAELAALLRFSGGLHIISGRIAVEAELDSQTVAQRVRRDLAELYGVRSEGKLIGGSGPQKTTTFVVRVVDGGETLARQTGLLDARRRPVRGLPNRLTTGSREDLAAIWRGAFLARGTLTDPGRSAALEVTCPGNEAAMALVGAAGRLKVPAKAREVRGVHRVIIREGEAIAAMLRLMGAERAVTAWEELRQRREVRATANRLVNFDDANLRRSAQAAVAACARVERAMEILGEEIPDHLRYAGTLRLEHRDASLDELGHFADPPMTKDAVAGRIRRLLAMADKRASDLGIPGTDANLPPDFDE
- the rapZ gene encoding RNase adapter RapZ; the protein is MSDGDDGRELLVVTGMSGAGRSTVANALEDLGWYVVDNLPPQMLRPLVDLGAHTGEAIPKIAAVVDVRGGRLFEDAQASVAELQSAGSARVVFLDASDDALVRRFEQVRRPHPLQGDGTLLDGIVAERGRMTGLREQSDVVIDTSQLNVHQLATRVAELFGGESTPRVKLTVMSFGFKYGLPADADMVADMRFLPNPFWVGELAPLTGLDARVSDYVLAQEGVDEFVTHYVAALAVVVDGYRRENKRHATIAVGCTGGKHRSVAIVEEVARRLRELPGVSVAVRHRDLGRE
- the uvrC gene encoding excinuclease ABC subunit UvrC; its protein translation is MSPSPRADVLPWRPKAGEIPAAPGVYRFSDAAGRILYVGKAVNLRQRLSNYFQPLRSLHERTRHMVLAASKVEWTVVGSDVEALQLEYTWIKEFSPPYNVKFRDDKSYPYMVVTLADEAPRVMVTRNRRIPGARYFGPYPKVWAVRETIDLMIKAFPIRTCSDASYKRAMQSGRPCFPGQIGRCGGPCSQRVTIEEHREIVDQFVAFMASHDRSVITLLQREMKDAATAFEYERAAKIRDRIQALENVLEKSAVVLAEATDVDVFGIEEDELAAAVQQFVVRGGRIRGVRSWVVDKELDISSGELVESVIETAYETEQPPREIVVPVLPDDAPALEQWLGDRRERGAVALKTAKRGEKAALLQTASLNAKQALALYKTRRTADYVARSQALGELQEALGLDEAPLRMECYDVSHLGGTNVVASMVVFEDGLPKKSDYRKFAVHDTNDDTESLAQVLRRRLARLDEDETPTEAEEGARPRRRFAYRPGLLIVDGGQPQVQAVAAVLDELGIDDIPLVGIAKRLEELWLPDDPFPVILPRGSEALFLVQRIRDEAHRFAITFQRQKRRADIGTVLAEIPGLGPARSRELLRHFGSVARLKAADEAEIAEVRGIGPQLATAIVARLGGGRRREDGEA
- the uvrA gene encoding excinuclease ABC subunit UvrA, which gives rise to MGSVSITPVSGSQKLSVRGARVHNLKDVDLEIPRDALVVFTGLSGSGKSSLAFDTIFAEGQRRYVESLSAYARQFLGQVDRPDVDFIEGLSPAVSIDQKSTNRNPRSTVGTITEIYDYMRLLWARIGEPHCPVCGERIQRQTVQQIADQLMELPTGTRYQVLAPVVSQKKGEFVDLFKELSASGYSRAIVDGELVQLAEPPALKKQYKHDIAVVIDRLVASDELLTRVTDSVETALGLAGGVLEIDFVDEEPTAKTRRRSFSEKLSCPNGHPIQLTEIEPRTFSFNAPFGACPECSGLGTKMAVDTDLVIGDPELSLNEGVILPWNQGGKGLYSYFQRLLQGLARDLDFSLDTPWGELPDEVRAAILQGNDFEVVVQWRNRFGRTMKYSTGFEGVMPYIERKYHEAESDWSQQRYGEYLREVPCPVCAGKRLKPEVLAVRVAGESISDVAELSLVTAYEFMQRLELTEREARIAAQVLREIRLRLEFLLEVGLGYLTMARAAATLSGGEAQRIRLATQIGSGLTGVLYVLDEPSIGLHQRDNRRLIDTLVKLKSLGNTLIVVEHDEDTIRTADWIVDIGPGAGEHGGRVVHSGGYEALLDNHASVTGDYLAGRRAIAMPAKRRPIDKKRQLTVEGAQANNLQNVTVSFPLGAFVAVTGVSGSGKSSLVNDILYKVLANQLNGARQVPGKHKRVTGLEHLDKVVHVDQAPIGRTPRSNPATYTGVFDRIRTLFSETIEAKARGYQPGRFSFNVKGGRCENCSGDGTIKIEMNFLPDVYVVCEVCHGARYNRDTLQVHYKGKNIAEVLDMPIAEAAEFFEPITAIHRYLKTLVDVGLGYVRLGQSATTLSGGEAQRVKLATELQKRSNGRSIYVLDEPTTGLHFEDVRKLLEVLNGLVDKGNSVIVIEHNLDVIKSADWIIDLGPEGGSGGGQVIATGTPEQVARNAASHTGRFLAELLESEAAGRGRRKAG